One segment of Panicum virgatum strain AP13 chromosome 1K, P.virgatum_v5, whole genome shotgun sequence DNA contains the following:
- the LOC120700900 gene encoding uncharacterized protein LOC120700900 — protein sequence MRDKIGGDLVRPAVTRFATSYLTLASMHQHNNGLKTLFVSDEWQANTLSKSAEGQQCQKIALSLPFWNKVENCLRASQPLLVALRIADGDETPAAPEIMATMDIAKSSIKESLKDKPSLLNEVMGCYEKRWENQMEQKLYGAALFLNPGKFFVIRENDRRQAARLRSMFNDVFWKMVLDDNEQTKISKQADDYERSEGDCFSKPLAIRDRDKKNPILWWGSYGGLAYELQSLAKRIISLCCSASGCERNWSAFAHVHTKKRNRLEHKRLNKLVYVSYNRKMANRFQKIRELGSKGKRSNPLLLEEFQWENEWVDENCEPVHTGAAADDAGNTLTWAQVDVASEATEALRGRGLPRAATARAAATVCHTYARKRKRPRKQRATDIAEEDDSDHEMIDAANDQLDGSDSDAIMDQDQEDADSGGCAIAVAGGFQLNSDLLN from the exons ATGAGGGATAAGATAGGTGGAGATCTTGTAAGGCCAGCTGTGACTCGCTTTGCTACTTCATATCTCACATTGGCAAGTATGCATCAGCACAATAATGGTCTGAAAACTTTATTTGTTAGTGATGAATGGCAGGCTAACACCTTGTCTAAATCTGCTGAAGGACAGCAATGTCAAAAAATTGCCCTTTCATTGCCATTTTGGAACAAAGTGGAAAATTGCCTAAGAGCTTCTCAGCCACTCCTTGTTGCTTTAAGAATAGCTGATGGAGATGAGACACCAGCAGCTCCTGAGATCATGGCAACAATGGATATTGCAAAGAGCTCCATCAAGGAATCTCTGAAAGACAAACCTAGTTTACTTAATGAAGTAATGGGGTGCTATGAGAAGAGGTGGGAAAATCAAATGGAGCAAAAGTTGTATGGTGCAGCCCTATTCTTGAATCCAGGCAAGTTCTTTGTTATAAGAGAAAATGACAGGAGACAAGCTGCAAGGCTAAGGTCCATGTTCAATGATGTTTTCTGGAAGATGGTCTTGGATGATAATGAACAGACCAAGATTAGTAAGCAAGCTGATGATTACGAAAGGTCTGAAGGTGATTGCTTCTCAAAGCCATTAGCAATAAGAGATAGAGATAAAAAGAATCCTA TTCTTTGGTGGGGATCATATGGTGGCTTAGCATATGAGCTCCAAAGTTTAGCAAAAAGAATCATAAGTCTTTGCTGTTCAGCATCTGGATGTGAGCGTAATTGGAGCGCATTTGCTCAT GTCCATACCAAAAAGAGAAACAGATTAGAGCACAAAAGGCTGAACAAGTTGGTGTATGTTAGCTACAACCGGAAGATGGCAAATAGATTTCAAAAAATTAGAGAACTCGGTTCCAAAGGAAAGAGATCGAACCCACTGCTACTTGAAGAGTTTCAATGGGAGAATGAATGGGTTGATGAAAATTGTGAACCAGTTCACACAGGAGCAGCAGCTGATGATGCTGGCAATACTTTGACTTGGGCTCAAGTGGATGTAGCTAGTGAGGCAACTGAAGCTCTACGGGGTCGTGGCTTGCCTAGGGCTGCTACTGCTCGTGCTGCTGCTACTGTCTGCCATACTTATGCTAGGAAGAGGAAGCGTCCAAGGAAGCAGCGAGCTACAGATATTGCTGAAGAAGATGACAGTGATCATGAGATGATAGATGCGGCAAATGACCAGCTTGATGGATCTGATTCAGACGCAATAATGGATCAAGATCAGGAGGATGCAGATTCTGGAGGATGTGCAATAGCTGTGGCCGGAGGCTTCCAATTGAATTCTGATTTGCTTAATTAG